A portion of the Candidatus Melainabacteria bacterium genome contains these proteins:
- a CDS encoding FHA domain-containing protein produces the protein MAPELISAHILWAFKPFNPVSRIRFLQPVMICGGSWLIKRVLPTRSRLSFPYNIAQTESSVDLQTSRGRMPDETEPCPSCGRPTPTGQRCVYCSTVTDLDLKSLQLDYMKSQESDVPDVPVPSSVAIVVQKTGQKFPLKNSKVKIGRDPSNQVVIPDDTFTSRHHAWITFEEGDFWLEDLGSTNGTLLNGHPVVKRQVLSAGDKVRVGHTELTFEVEKN, from the coding sequence ATGGCACCGGAATTGATCTCTGCGCACATTCTGTGGGCGTTCAAGCCGTTTAATCCGGTTTCCCGAATACGTTTTCTCCAACCAGTCATGATCTGTGGAGGTTCCTGGCTTATCAAGAGAGTTTTGCCAACTCGGTCTAGATTGTCATTCCCGTATAATATTGCTCAGACTGAGTCTTCAGTGGATCTACAAACCTCCAGAGGTCGAATGCCCGACGAAACGGAACCATGTCCAAGCTGCGGTCGTCCCACGCCGACCGGGCAACGCTGTGTCTATTGCTCCACTGTTACCGATCTGGACCTGAAGAGTCTCCAGCTCGATTACATGAAGTCTCAGGAATCAGACGTGCCCGATGTGCCGGTGCCGTCGTCTGTCGCTATCGTTGTTCAAAAAACAGGGCAGAAATTTCCTCTTAAAAATAGTAAGGTGAAGATAGGGCGCGACCCTTCCAATCAGGTAGTCATACCTGATGACACCTTTACTTCCAGGCATCATGCCTGGATCACCTTCGAAGAAGGCGATTTCTGGTTGGAAGACCTCGGCTCTACCAATGGAACCTTGTTGAACGGCCATCCGGTCGTCAAGAGACAGGTTCTTTCTGCTGGTGATAAAGTTCGTGTTGGTCACACAGAGCTGACGTTCGAAGTGGAAAAAAATTAG
- a CDS encoding HAMP domain-containing histidine kinase, translated as MVETNQATQDQFKPAIARRALLMVLVPALLSSGLLLYLNKQWANESLIAWQQNKNYESVAHEFFNMEHAKEITMGARRGAPIEIVHQENVLAKAELKLLKQTARESGASQKTLDLIEKLDQAQSKTLTDLYDKSPQLMLDHFRHKDLKLSDLLAVSKVISSGTSVAEVGEALDESMDEDVANKKLQQDEARQRVKWTTVVLAFCIFAIALTLLIRFSSAVLRRLNTVIINAHLVGGRNEVLNTLPGNDELSYLNSILLGADLELKVAEEHRKALMEMVAHDMRSPLMASQVSLEIVEKQSELLPEKFKQGLLMAQKNLKRVLQFIEELLSIEKLEAGDIELTFCRYQINEAVEDCINSLEELAGKRKVTLSNLCTPIEILADKRRIEQVLTNFISNAIKFSPEHSEVQILNDTIHDQVRIYVKDQGRGMSKASCRKVFDRYCQTAEGRQKQGYGLGLAICRLLVQAHGGQVGADSEPGEGSTFWLRLPLSKQDGAAAGESAPVDYLKSKVAAFKTREHAFDFRHPRMLEKILLCAVPPLLFEACMLGWISHGILETENLSNKARDNYFAMHCLNYTISLLSVGDMRLLRYFMTEHTKDRDLALQDFAKVHAKLTEFQSHKPADQTAENALKTCMSTLGLLTKLEQLAKNPGAERFDNIHEVSALMSEQNREISFEKQEQLTRRDLLLNQQELLKLSEEELAKRTSVQSQIYIGMAANLVFATIVIVVFGLSITRRLNVLVEHARMLPKKEPVEATVSGDDELAYLDTVLEGTSSRLIESLEHRRAVMQMVAHDMRSPLMAAQASIELLNAVHGESLPAVGRRHLPAAEKNIDRILHLVNDLLTLDKLEAGRLELELAPCNIRQLTDEAIATVGGLATKEGISLLNECQAIEIEADAARLNQVLSNLISNAVKFSARDTTVRIISRTKPNSVDIGVRDNGPGMDAQTAAHVFEKFFQSEGEKKSQGFGLGLAICKLIAESHGGAVSVDTEQGKGSTFWISLPSQKQQAVTHLHATGADRQA; from the coding sequence ATGGTGGAGACCAACCAAGCGACACAGGATCAATTCAAACCGGCAATCGCCAGACGAGCGCTGCTCATGGTGCTTGTACCGGCTCTATTGAGCAGTGGTTTGTTGCTCTACCTGAACAAGCAGTGGGCAAATGAGAGCCTTATCGCCTGGCAACAGAACAAAAATTATGAAAGCGTCGCCCACGAATTCTTCAATATGGAGCATGCCAAAGAGATAACGATGGGGGCCCGGCGCGGAGCACCAATTGAAATCGTTCATCAAGAAAATGTTCTGGCCAAAGCAGAATTGAAGTTGCTGAAGCAGACCGCCAGAGAAAGCGGTGCATCTCAGAAGACACTAGATTTGATCGAGAAACTCGATCAAGCCCAATCCAAAACGCTGACGGATCTGTATGACAAAAGTCCACAACTGATGTTGGATCATTTTCGGCATAAAGACCTCAAACTAAGCGATCTTCTGGCCGTGTCGAAAGTAATTTCCTCAGGCACCAGTGTCGCGGAAGTTGGTGAGGCCCTCGATGAATCCATGGACGAGGACGTAGCCAACAAGAAATTGCAGCAAGACGAAGCCAGACAGAGAGTGAAGTGGACGACAGTGGTACTGGCCTTTTGCATTTTTGCAATCGCCTTAACGCTCTTGATCAGGTTCAGTTCAGCTGTGCTGAGGCGGCTAAATACCGTGATCATAAATGCCCACCTGGTGGGCGGGCGCAATGAGGTATTAAACACGCTGCCCGGCAACGACGAACTCAGTTATCTCAACTCGATACTGCTTGGCGCCGATCTGGAGTTGAAAGTTGCTGAAGAACATCGCAAAGCTCTGATGGAGATGGTCGCGCACGACATGCGCTCTCCTCTCATGGCATCGCAGGTTTCACTTGAAATAGTTGAAAAACAAAGCGAACTTCTGCCGGAAAAATTCAAGCAGGGTCTATTGATGGCGCAAAAAAATCTCAAGCGAGTTTTGCAGTTCATTGAAGAATTGCTTTCCATCGAAAAGCTTGAGGCAGGCGACATTGAATTGACTTTCTGCAGATATCAAATTAACGAGGCCGTTGAGGACTGCATCAACTCTTTAGAAGAACTGGCCGGCAAACGCAAAGTGACGCTCTCAAACTTGTGCACGCCGATTGAAATATTGGCGGACAAGCGGCGAATCGAGCAGGTTCTGACGAACTTCATTTCAAATGCGATCAAATTCTCGCCGGAGCACTCTGAAGTGCAGATTCTCAACGATACCATCCACGATCAGGTTCGAATTTACGTCAAAGATCAAGGTCGAGGTATGAGCAAAGCCTCTTGCCGTAAGGTATTTGATCGCTATTGCCAGACTGCTGAAGGAAGGCAAAAGCAAGGTTACGGATTAGGTCTGGCCATCTGCAGGCTGCTCGTTCAGGCTCACGGAGGTCAGGTCGGCGCCGACAGCGAACCTGGTGAAGGCTCGACTTTCTGGCTCAGGCTGCCACTGTCGAAACAAGATGGAGCCGCCGCCGGCGAAAGTGCACCAGTCGACTATCTCAAGTCCAAAGTTGCCGCATTCAAAACGCGAGAACATGCTTTTGATTTCCGACATCCGAGAATGCTCGAAAAAATCTTGCTCTGCGCCGTTCCTCCTCTTCTATTTGAAGCGTGCATGCTCGGCTGGATTAGCCACGGAATACTTGAAACAGAGAATTTAAGTAACAAAGCACGCGACAACTATTTCGCCATGCACTGCCTGAATTACACCATTTCCCTGCTCTCCGTGGGCGATATGCGCCTGCTGCGATATTTTATGACCGAGCACACGAAGGATCGAGACCTGGCCCTGCAAGATTTCGCTAAAGTGCACGCCAAGTTGACAGAATTTCAAAGTCACAAACCTGCAGACCAGACCGCCGAAAATGCCTTGAAGACTTGCATGAGCACGCTAGGTCTGCTGACAAAACTGGAACAATTGGCTAAGAACCCAGGGGCGGAGCGCTTCGACAACATTCACGAAGTATCGGCACTGATGTCTGAGCAGAACAGAGAAATCAGCTTCGAAAAACAAGAGCAATTGACACGTCGAGACTTGCTGCTCAACCAACAGGAGCTTCTTAAACTGAGCGAAGAAGAGCTGGCCAAACGCACAAGCGTGCAAAGCCAAATATACATCGGCATGGCGGCCAACCTGGTATTTGCAACGATTGTAATTGTCGTGTTCGGGTTGAGCATCACCCGGCGTCTGAACGTTCTCGTCGAGCATGCCAGAATGCTGCCGAAGAAAGAACCGGTTGAAGCCACCGTCTCCGGAGATGACGAACTGGCTTACCTGGACACTGTGCTTGAAGGCACCAGCAGCAGACTGATCGAATCTCTGGAGCATCGACGAGCAGTGATGCAAATGGTGGCACACGACATGCGCTCACCGTTGATGGCGGCGCAGGCGTCGATCGAACTGCTCAATGCGGTGCACGGCGAATCCTTGCCTGCGGTGGGGCGCAGACATCTGCCTGCAGCGGAAAAAAACATCGATCGCATTCTCCATCTGGTTAACGATCTACTGACTCTGGACAAACTGGAGGCCGGCAGACTGGAGCTCGAGCTGGCACCATGCAACATTCGACAGCTTACAGACGAGGCAATTGCGACGGTAGGAGGGTTGGCAACAAAAGAAGGGATATCACTTCTCAACGAATGCCAAGCAATCGAGATCGAAGCTGATGCAGCCAGACTCAATCAAGTCTTATCCAACCTGATAAGCAATGCCGTCAAGTTTTCTGCCAGAGATACGACCGTCAGAATAATCTCTAGAACCAAGCCAAATTCAGTCGATATCGGTGTTAGAGATAACGGGCCGGGCATGGATGCCCAGACAGCGGCACACGTATTCGAGAAGTTTTTCCAATCAGAAGGCGAAAAGAAAAGCCAGGGGTTTGGCCTGGGGCTGGCCATCTGCAAGCTGATTGCCGAGTCTCATGGCGGCGCAGTTTCCGTTGATACCGAGCAGGGCAAAGGTTCGACCTTCTGGATTTCTCTACCATCACAAAAACAGCAAGCGGTAACCCATCTGCACGCCACCGGCGCAGACCGGCAAGCCTGA
- a CDS encoding response regulator produces the protein MSNRIRVLIVEDQEFIRLGLTIALQKEARLDVVGTASDGLSAVSSAIDLKPDVVLMDIGLPGIDGIEAAKRVKGEHPQIHVIMFTSHIDDDSIFTALAAGADGYCSKEASSVELAAAIETVYKGAIWLPPPIANRVLRTFATSSDLTVKTIPQKADLDPGEIDILSQIVQGKSGDEIARALNLELSTVLSEMHVVIDKLARSDRARAALSAMRSVASLEASDDPLIGKVFAERYEILSQVGVGGMSTVYRARHKFMNNDVAIKILAPKLVADLKSMKRFRQEAQVTSSLEHPNIVTAHDFGITPQGQIFLIMDFVEGRTLASIITESGSLPSAKALNIFVQLCDALEHAHQKKIIHRDLKPGNIIISESERGEKVKVVDFGIAKISQKIGSQTVSLTAQGEVFGSPVYMSPEQCTDSPMDERSDLYSLGCLMFETLTGRPPFYGSSTCETIRQQVFETAPAMSLITQANVPLQLEQVVQKCLQKDPTARFDSARQVRDELVRCCLIA, from the coding sequence ATGTCGAATCGAATTAGAGTCTTAATTGTCGAAGACCAGGAATTCATCAGATTGGGTCTTACGATCGCTCTTCAAAAGGAAGCGCGTCTCGACGTCGTAGGAACAGCCTCTGACGGGCTTTCGGCCGTTTCCAGCGCCATTGATTTGAAGCCGGATGTTGTTTTGATGGACATCGGATTGCCTGGTATCGATGGAATTGAAGCTGCAAAGCGCGTCAAAGGCGAGCATCCTCAGATTCACGTGATCATGTTTACTTCACATATAGACGACGATTCGATATTCACGGCCCTGGCGGCCGGCGCAGACGGTTATTGCAGCAAGGAAGCTTCAAGTGTGGAACTCGCAGCTGCTATTGAGACCGTCTATAAAGGCGCGATTTGGCTGCCGCCTCCGATTGCCAATCGTGTTCTGCGCACCTTCGCCACAAGTAGCGATTTGACAGTGAAAACCATTCCTCAAAAAGCTGACCTGGACCCCGGTGAAATTGATATATTGAGTCAGATCGTGCAGGGAAAGTCTGGTGATGAGATTGCCAGGGCTCTCAATTTAGAATTGAGTACTGTGCTCAGCGAGATGCACGTAGTGATTGACAAACTGGCTCGCTCAGATCGGGCTCGGGCAGCTTTGAGCGCGATGCGTTCTGTAGCTAGTTTGGAAGCTTCGGACGATCCATTAATCGGTAAGGTTTTTGCCGAGCGCTACGAAATTTTGAGTCAAGTTGGCGTCGGTGGAATGAGCACTGTCTATAGAGCCCGCCATAAGTTTATGAACAATGATGTGGCGATCAAAATTCTGGCCCCGAAGCTGGTGGCAGATTTAAAAAGCATGAAACGATTTCGGCAAGAGGCACAAGTTACTAGCAGCCTTGAACATCCGAACATCGTAACTGCACATGACTTTGGTATCACACCGCAGGGGCAGATTTTTCTGATTATGGACTTTGTCGAGGGACGAACTCTCGCTTCCATTATCACGGAGAGCGGCTCTTTGCCCAGCGCTAAAGCGCTGAACATTTTTGTTCAACTTTGTGATGCGCTCGAGCACGCACACCAGAAAAAGATTATCCATCGAGATCTGAAGCCAGGCAACATTATCATCAGTGAAAGCGAGCGTGGAGAGAAAGTCAAAGTCGTAGATTTTGGAATCGCCAAAATCTCGCAAAAAATCGGCTCTCAGACTGTTTCATTGACTGCTCAAGGAGAAGTATTCGGCAGTCCTGTCTATATGAGTCCTGAGCAATGCACTGATAGCCCGATGGACGAACGTTCCGACCTTTATTCGCTTGGCTGTCTGATGTTTGAAACATTGACCGGGCGACCGCCATTTTATGGGTCTAGTACTTGCGAAACTATCCGGCAGCAAGTTTTTGAGACTGCTCCCGCCATGAGCCTGATCACCCAGGCAAATGTTCCGCTGCAGCTGGAGCAGGTTGTGCAAAAGTGTCTGCAAAAGGATCCGACAGCAAGATTCGATTCTGCCAGGCAGGTTAGAGACGAGCTCGTACGCTGTTGTCTGATTGCATAA
- a CDS encoding phosphoglucomutase/phosphomannomutase family protein: protein MSDVISFGTDGWRAIIAEDFTFANVEKVAYAMGMYVRNTYHRNGAAKVPLLVGYDTRFMADRFALRCAQTLITMGIPAKVVERDVPTPCIAHATQHEPTAGALQFTASHNPPEYCGIKYIPHFAGPATDDITAQIVSHLNDKPDDFHVDDVEVPRFDPTAPYLASLKELIDFKKISGARLRIGYDALYSTSRGYLDKMLKEAGVNVTVLHDWRDPLFGGGMPEPKYQYLQDLVKTVRAEKLDAGLATDGDADRFAAIDEGGNYLSPNHLLCLLTRHLVKNHGKKGPVVRTVATTHLLDRLCQMYGLDYVETAVGFKYVGEQMRLLNGLIGGEESGGVTVMGHIPEKDGIMANLLLVEMMAYEGKSISAIWQDMVKEAGLELIYRRADLKLTMRTQKGLMDRLRESPMTSLAGLPVTEVGRKDGLKLYLDHHNWVLIRPSGTEPLVRLYFEGTNVEQVEKVMADFNQQVDKILAEFDSKPVMEAAARH from the coding sequence ATGTCTGATGTAATCAGTTTCGGCACAGATGGCTGGAGAGCGATCATTGCCGAGGACTTCACCTTTGCCAATGTGGAGAAGGTTGCATATGCGATGGGCATGTATGTGCGTAACACATATCATCGCAATGGCGCTGCGAAAGTGCCGCTGTTAGTCGGATACGACACTCGTTTCATGGCCGACAGGTTTGCCCTGCGCTGCGCTCAAACTTTGATCACGATGGGCATTCCTGCCAAAGTCGTAGAGCGTGATGTGCCCACTCCATGCATCGCCCACGCCACCCAGCATGAACCGACCGCCGGCGCATTGCAGTTTACAGCCAGCCATAATCCGCCTGAATATTGCGGCATCAAATATATTCCTCATTTTGCCGGCCCTGCCACCGACGATATCACCGCTCAAATCGTTTCCCATCTTAACGATAAGCCCGATGATTTCCATGTTGACGACGTGGAAGTGCCGCGTTTTGATCCGACTGCACCATATCTGGCGTCATTGAAAGAGTTGATCGATTTCAAGAAAATTAGCGGTGCGCGGCTGAGAATCGGCTACGATGCGCTCTACAGCACAAGCCGAGGTTACCTCGACAAGATGCTCAAAGAAGCCGGCGTCAACGTCACTGTCTTGCATGACTGGAGAGATCCGCTCTTCGGTGGTGGCATGCCTGAGCCCAAGTATCAATATCTGCAAGATCTGGTCAAGACCGTTCGCGCTGAAAAACTCGATGCCGGGCTGGCTACAGACGGAGACGCAGACCGATTTGCCGCCATCGACGAGGGTGGAAATTATCTGTCGCCGAATCATTTGCTTTGCTTGCTGACGCGGCATCTCGTCAAAAATCACGGCAAGAAAGGACCAGTGGTGCGCACGGTGGCTACCACGCACTTGCTTGACAGACTCTGTCAGATGTACGGACTCGATTACGTCGAGACTGCCGTAGGCTTCAAATACGTGGGCGAGCAGATGCGTCTTTTGAATGGTCTGATAGGCGGCGAAGAGTCGGGCGGTGTCACAGTTATGGGGCACATCCCCGAGAAAGACGGCATCATGGCTAATCTGCTCCTGGTGGAAATGATGGCCTATGAAGGCAAATCGATTTCCGCCATCTGGCAAGATATGGTGAAAGAAGCTGGACTCGAGCTGATTTACCGTCGCGCCGATTTGAAGCTGACAATGCGCACCCAGAAGGGTCTGATGGATAGACTGCGTGAATCTCCGATGACCAGCCTGGCCGGTTTGCCTGTCACTGAAGTGGGACGCAAAGACGGATTGAAATTGTACCTCGACCATCACAACTGGGTCTTGATCCGACCCAGTGGAACCGAGCCTCTAGTGCGCCTTTATTTCGAAGGAACTAACGTTGAACAGGTGGAAAAGGTTATGGCCGATTTTAACCAACAGGTCGACAAAATACTGGCCGAGTTCGATTCCAAGCCGGTTATGGAAGCAGCAGCACGTCACTAG
- a CDS encoding restriction endonuclease yields MLPVVRVEFGIGLVILALAAALLLFLRRHKVRRHRKRINIMRHIDTMSGADFERFLAQYFRKQGYCVELTKASGDFGADLILRKGRQRIVVQAKRWTGTVGVSSVQEVVAARHYYKATEAWLITNSTLTRNAEKLAHGTDVRVWARACLLEKLQ; encoded by the coding sequence GTGCTTCCTGTCGTAAGAGTGGAGTTCGGAATCGGGCTCGTGATTTTGGCTCTGGCTGCTGCTTTGCTGCTATTCCTGCGCCGACACAAAGTTCGCCGCCACCGTAAACGCATCAATATTATGCGACACATTGATACTATGAGCGGTGCCGACTTTGAGCGCTTTCTGGCTCAGTACTTCAGAAAACAAGGCTATTGCGTCGAGTTGACAAAGGCAAGCGGTGACTTCGGTGCCGATTTGATTTTGAGAAAAGGCAGACAGAGAATAGTCGTGCAAGCGAAACGATGGACGGGCACCGTCGGGGTTTCGTCCGTTCAAGAGGTGGTTGCTGCCAGGCATTATTACAAGGCGACAGAGGCCTGGCTTATCACCAATTCCACTCTCACAAGAAATGCCGAAAAGCTTGCGCACGGAACCGATGTGAGAGTCTGGGCCAGAGCTTGTTTGCTTGAGAAATTGCAATGA
- a CDS encoding pyruvate, phosphate dikinase produces MVELQRTLRGLWMTSTTHRKVFSLAAACALFGETVQSGCACSASSTTGDASLGFALGDKAARLASMIASGINVPPGLAIATSVCRDFHNNKQALPAGLFNEVLSGLRGVGQSHGRSFGDDFMPLLLAVRPSPVVSMPGMLDNVLNVGLTDYSTELLAQQLGERCAVDSYRRFIENYGTVVLGIEAAHFERLLTDAINQAGVPSHIDLSVEQLRALVDEYKTFVWDQSGTPFPQNPYEQLQRSIEAVLASWNSDRAVVYRNINGICHDTGTGVIVQAMVFGNCNDQSGTGQCFSRDPRTGEPGNLAGEYLFNSQGGDVSASIRTPKLIFRLQGEMPTTYEQLKRIAERLENDHRDMQEVHFTIENGELYVLMSRPGWRTAEAAVRIAVDFANEGAISRAEAVSRIATGQWQQLLRPVFSGENLAAAKMMGRHVATGLAAAPGAAVGKIVFDPKEAAERTAAGEKVILVGSDMCPADFVGIAPAEGIITARGGMTCFGAGAARGMGKPCIAGCDSLKVDRHNQLVIVGRHAFFKNDVISIDGSNGEIYAGTVNPTAVRKSTHLDTLIAWARELGIDTGKEGETGSTI; encoded by the coding sequence ATGGTTGAACTACAACGAACACTAAGAGGACTTTGGATGACCTCCACTACTCACAGGAAAGTATTCTCCCTGGCCGCAGCCTGTGCTCTCTTCGGAGAGACGGTGCAATCAGGCTGCGCCTGCAGCGCATCAAGCACCACAGGCGATGCCAGCCTGGGCTTTGCCCTGGGCGACAAGGCGGCGCGCCTGGCAAGCATGATTGCCAGTGGCATCAACGTTCCGCCCGGACTGGCCATTGCCACGTCGGTTTGCCGCGACTTCCACAACAACAAGCAGGCTCTGCCGGCAGGTCTCTTCAACGAGGTGCTGTCGGGGCTTCGCGGCGTCGGGCAGAGCCACGGTCGCAGCTTCGGTGACGACTTCATGCCGCTTCTTCTGGCGGTGCGACCGAGCCCGGTCGTCTCGATGCCCGGCATGCTCGACAACGTGCTCAACGTCGGGCTCACCGACTACAGCACCGAGTTGCTCGCCCAGCAGCTCGGCGAGCGCTGTGCGGTCGACAGCTACAGGCGCTTCATCGAGAACTACGGCACAGTCGTGCTGGGCATCGAAGCGGCGCACTTCGAGCGGCTGCTCACCGACGCCATCAACCAGGCCGGAGTGCCCAGCCACATCGACCTGAGCGTCGAGCAGCTGCGCGCCCTGGTCGACGAGTACAAGACTTTCGTCTGGGATCAGTCGGGAACACCGTTCCCGCAGAACCCGTACGAGCAGCTGCAGCGCTCCATCGAGGCGGTGCTTGCCTCGTGGAACAGCGACCGCGCCGTGGTCTATCGCAACATCAACGGCATCTGCCATGACACCGGCACAGGCGTGATCGTGCAGGCGATGGTTTTCGGCAACTGCAACGACCAGTCGGGCACCGGGCAGTGCTTCAGCCGCGATCCGCGCACAGGTGAGCCCGGCAATCTGGCCGGCGAATACCTGTTCAACTCTCAGGGCGGCGACGTTTCGGCAAGCATTCGCACACCCAAGCTGATCTTCCGGCTGCAAGGCGAAATGCCGACCACCTACGAGCAGCTCAAGCGCATCGCCGAGCGTCTCGAGAACGACCACCGCGACATGCAGGAGGTCCACTTCACCATCGAGAATGGTGAGCTGTACGTGCTCATGTCGCGCCCCGGCTGGCGCACGGCAGAAGCTGCAGTGCGCATCGCCGTCGACTTCGCCAACGAAGGCGCCATCAGCCGTGCCGAAGCCGTCAGCCGCATCGCAACCGGGCAGTGGCAACAGCTGCTGCGCCCGGTTTTCAGCGGCGAGAACCTGGCTGCGGCGAAGATGATGGGCCGGCACGTCGCCACCGGCCTGGCTGCCGCTCCCGGTGCCGCGGTGGGCAAGATCGTCTTTGATCCGAAGGAAGCGGCCGAGCGCACTGCGGCGGGCGAGAAGGTCATTCTCGTCGGCTCAGACATGTGCCCGGCAGACTTCGTCGGCATCGCGCCCGCCGAAGGCATCATCACCGCGCGTGGTGGCATGACCTGCTTCGGCGCCGGTGCTGCCCGAGGCATGGGCAAACCGTGCATTGCCGGCTGCGACTCGCTCAAGGTCGACCGGCACAACCAGCTCGTCATCGTCGGACGGCACGCGTTCTTCAAGAACGATGTCATCTCCATCGATGGCTCCAACGGCGAAATCTACGCCGGCACCGTCAACCCGACTGCGGTCAGGAAGTCGACTCATCTCGACACCCTGATCGCCTGGGCTCGGGAACTGGGCATCGATACCGGCAAGGAAGGCGAAACGGGCAGCACCATCTAG
- a CDS encoding zinc-binding protein translates to MAFEDKDLTCRDCNKTFVFSGGEQDFFSAKGLVNEPKRCPNCRILMRVQRNGEDPSRTAEVNCAECGSPTRVPFQPKGYRPVYCSYCFRTKKLEQPEVKDEEQNSGIDSAAAV, encoded by the coding sequence ATGGCATTTGAAGATAAGGATTTGACCTGTCGGGACTGCAATAAGACTTTTGTATTTTCCGGCGGGGAACAGGATTTTTTCAGCGCGAAGGGGTTGGTTAATGAACCCAAACGCTGTCCTAATTGCCGCATTCTCATGAGAGTGCAACGCAATGGTGAAGATCCAAGTCGTACAGCCGAAGTGAACTGCGCCGAATGTGGCTCACCAACGCGTGTGCCCTTCCAGCCCAAGGGTTACAGACCTGTTTACTGCAGCTATTGCTTCCGTACCAAGAAATTAGAACAGCCAGAAGTAAAAGACGAAGAACAAAACTCCGGCATTGACTCGGCTGCTGCCGTTTAA
- a CDS encoding IS1595 family transposase produces MCPKCGHDDGTRLSKRHSIQCKLCRRQTSITAGTLFHKTKIPLVTWFWLIFLMMQDKRGISTMRAADLLGMHYTTVWNLMHKLRIAMSDRDESHTLSGYVEIDEAFFGGKSKKKRGRGASNKKRVYVMVERLNRKAGDAAMFVAMERDGSEYRRVVEARLEPMTHVRTDGFHMNSVIHGVVGRLNMQKFSKSQSPGPVENADRVISLAKRQLLGTYHQFCSRRHLQRFLDEFCYRFNRRYQWYQLACRLITACSLHTPVSYAAVS; encoded by the coding sequence GTGTGTCCAAAGTGCGGACACGACGACGGAACACGGCTCAGCAAGCGCCACTCCATTCAATGCAAGCTCTGTAGGAGGCAGACTTCCATCACAGCAGGCACTCTATTCCACAAGACGAAAATTCCACTGGTTACTTGGTTTTGGCTAATTTTTTTGATGATGCAGGACAAGCGAGGCATATCCACGATGCGCGCTGCCGATCTATTGGGAATGCACTACACAACGGTCTGGAACTTGATGCACAAACTTCGAATCGCAATGTCCGATAGGGATGAAAGCCACACGCTATCGGGATACGTAGAAATTGATGAAGCCTTTTTCGGAGGTAAATCCAAAAAAAAGCGCGGTAGAGGCGCATCCAACAAAAAACGGGTGTACGTAATGGTTGAGCGCCTCAACAGGAAAGCCGGTGATGCTGCCATGTTCGTTGCAATGGAGCGCGATGGTTCGGAGTACAGGCGAGTAGTTGAAGCCAGGCTGGAGCCGATGACACACGTCCGAACAGATGGTTTTCACATGAACTCCGTTATCCACGGCGTAGTCGGGCGCTTGAACATGCAAAAATTTTCTAAATCACAAAGTCCTGGACCAGTCGAAAACGCTGATAGAGTCATTTCTTTGGCGAAACGACAACTTCTCGGAACATATCACCAATTTTGCTCAAGACGGCATCTGCAGCGTTTTCTCGATGAGTTTTGTTATCGATTCAATCGGCGCTACCAGTGGTATCAATTGGCATGCCGACTTATTACTGCCTGCTCCCTGCACACGCCAGTTTCGTATGCTGCGGTATCG